The sequence GGTGTGCGGGCTCGGCATCGGCTGCATCTTCTCGCCGATGAGCAACATGACGATGGGGTCGGTCGAGCCGCGGCTGGCCGGGACGGCGTCCGGCATCTTCAACACCGCCCGCCAGGTCGGCGGCGTGCTGGGCAGCGCGGCGATCGGCGTGCTGCTGCAGGCACGGATCAGCGCGTCCATCGCGGACGAAGCGACGAAGGCGGCTTCGCAGCTGCCGGAGCAATACCGGGCGCCGTTCGCGGAGGGGATCGCGCACGCCGCGGCGAGCACGGGTGAGTTCGGCTCGGCCGGCGGCCCGTCGCCGATGCCGGGGCTGCCGGCGGAAATCGCCGCGCAGGCCGGGAAGCTGGCCACCGACGCGGTCCACAGTGGACTCACGGACGCGGCCCGCGTGACGATGCTGCTGCCGATGGGCGTGCTGCTGCTGGGGATTCTCTCGGCGGCGTTGCTGCGGAAGGTCAAGCCGCACTGGGAAACCCCGGCACCGGCGCCCGAAGCCGCCGCGGCCTGAAAACCGGTCGAGCCCCCGGTGTCGGGTGCCGGGGGCTCGACCGGACCGCGGGAGCGGTGGTCGGAGAAGTCGTCAGCGCGGAGTCAGCTTCGGCTGCGGCCGCCGCGGCGACCGCCGTTTCGCCCACCACGGCGGTCGCGCCGGTGTCGACTCCGTCACGCGCACGGTCATGGCACCTCCCGCACCGGATCCATATGTTGCGAGCCACAACAAAATAACTCTCCCCCGAAGTGGCGCCGGTCACAATTCGGTCACGACAGGCGTCCGGGTACGTTTCCGGGGTGCAGTTCGTCCTCGCCTCCCAGTCCCCCGCCCGGCTCGCCCTCCTGCGTTCCGCGGGCCTCGATCCCGCCGTGTTCGTCTCCGGCGTCGACGAGGACGCCGTCGCCGCCGCGCTGACCGATCCCTCGCCGTCCGAGCTCGTCGCCGCCCTCGCCGCGGCCAAGGCCGAAGCCGTCATCGACAAGGTCGCCGAGGTGCACCCGGACGCCGTCGTCGTCGCCTGCGACTCGATGCTCAACATCGGCGGGCAGATGGTCGGCAAACCGGGTGATCCGGACACCGCGCGGCAGCGCTGGGCCGCGATGGCCGGAACATCCGGTAAACTCCTCACCGGCCACGCGGTCGTCCGGCTCGACGGCGGGACGCGCGCGAAGGACGCCGCGGGCTGGGAGTCGACAACCGTCCGGTTCGGCACGCCGAGCGAGCACGAGATCGACGCCTACGTCGCCAGCGGCGAGCCGCTGAACGTGGCCGGCGGCTTCACGATCGACGGCCGGGGCGGCTGGTTCGTCGAAGGACTCGACGGCGGCCACACAAGCGTCATCGGGATCAGCCTGCCGCTGACGCGCCGGCTGCTGGCCGAGGTCGGGGTGGGTGTCGTGGATCTCTGGGCGCGTCCCGCATCCTGAGAAGGGCGCCACACGAACGGGTGATCCGGAAGAGTGCCCTCTTGCCTAACGTTCTCTTCACGAGGCAAGACAGGAAATTTCGAGCACCGGAGTCGCCCCGTGTCTTTCGTACGGACATACACCAAGCCGCGGGTGTTCGCGGCCGCGGTTCTCGGCTCGCTCGTCGTCGGCGCCGCGCTCGGCGTCGTCGCACGGCAGACCGAAGCCGGCTGGCTGACCGATCTCCTCGACCAGATCGGCACCATCTTCACCACGCTGCTGCAGATCGCGGTGATCCCGCTGGTCTTCACGGCCATCGTGGTCGGCATCAACAGCCTCCGCGGGCTCGGCGGCGGCCGCACTGCCGCGCGCCTCGGCGGCAAGACGGTGCTGTGGTTCGCGATCACGTCGTTCATCGCGTCCCTGATCGGCATCGCGGTCGGCCGGATCTTCGACCCCGGCGCGGGCGGGCTCGGTGGCGTCGCGGCGACGGCGAAGAACGCCGACAAGGCCGCGGCCAGCGTCGACCACTGGGGCTCGTGGGGCGCCTTCGTGAACGGCCTGGTGCCCGAGAACTTCGTGAAAGCGTTTGCCGACGGCGAGACGCTGCAGGTGCTCTTCCTCGCGCTGGTGATCGGCGCGGCCGCGTACAGCCTCGGCGACAAGGCCAAGCCGTTCGTGGACTTCACCACCAGCGTCTTCGAGATCATCCAGCGCTACCTCGGCTGGATCGTCCGGCTGGCCCCGATCGGCATCGTCGGCCTGATCGGCGCGGCCGTCTCCAACTACGGCGACGCGCTGTTCCGGCCGCTGTTCTCCACCACGCTCGCGGTGTACGTCGGCTGCCTGATCGTGCTCTTCGTCGTCTACCCGATCCTGCTGCGGTTCGTGGCGAAGGTCAGCCCGCTGAAGTTCTTCGCCAAGGCGGGCACGGCGATCCAGTTCGCGTTCGCCTCGCAGTCCTCGGCCGCGACCCTGCCGCTGACCCGCCAGTCCGCGGTCAACCTCGGCGTCCAGCCGGCGTACGCGGCCTTCGCGACCCCGCTCGGCAGCGCGACCAAGATGGACGGCTGCGCGGCGGTCTTCCCGGCGATCGCGGCGATCTTCGTCGCCAACCTGGCC is a genomic window of Amycolatopsis lexingtonensis containing:
- a CDS encoding Maf family protein encodes the protein MQFVLASQSPARLALLRSAGLDPAVFVSGVDEDAVAAALTDPSPSELVAALAAAKAEAVIDKVAEVHPDAVVVACDSMLNIGGQMVGKPGDPDTARQRWAAMAGTSGKLLTGHAVVRLDGGTRAKDAAGWESTTVRFGTPSEHEIDAYVASGEPLNVAGGFTIDGRGGWFVEGLDGGHTSVIGISLPLTRRLLAEVGVGVVDLWARPAS
- a CDS encoding dicarboxylate/amino acid:cation symporter is translated as MSFVRTYTKPRVFAAAVLGSLVVGAALGVVARQTEAGWLTDLLDQIGTIFTTLLQIAVIPLVFTAIVVGINSLRGLGGGRTAARLGGKTVLWFAITSFIASLIGIAVGRIFDPGAGGLGGVAATAKNADKAAASVDHWGSWGAFVNGLVPENFVKAFADGETLQVLFLALVIGAAAYSLGDKAKPFVDFTTSVFEIIQRYLGWIVRLAPIGIVGLIGAAVSNYGDALFRPLFSTTLAVYVGCLIVLFVVYPILLRFVAKVSPLKFFAKAGTAIQFAFASQSSAATLPLTRQSAVNLGVQPAYAAFATPLGSATKMDGCAAVFPAIAAIFVANLAGVSLNFWQYVGIVVVAVVGALATAGTTGWLTAFTLTTSFIGLDAKQVAIGLALIYSVNPIMDMMRTATNVAGQITVPVIVARGEGLLDDEVLNAPTDTPLHSDDGTEARHTEPAPA